From the Daucus carota subsp. sativus chromosome 8, DH1 v3.0, whole genome shotgun sequence genome, one window contains:
- the LOC108198438 gene encoding zinc finger protein 11, whose translation MDKSGQEKVPEASVIDNAAGTGRSYECNFCKRGFTNAQALGGHMNIHRKEKAKASKPSEVFRGTSFSNPFFSDHESNSNSKCGEADYSRQFNLSVPNPSQVPYVSLKNLGPNLSLDMGSWRSFKEDEVGRRDEKMENEVDLELRLGHDPNRPNN comes from the coding sequence ATGGATAAGTCTGGACAGGAGAAGGTTCCGGAAGCTTCGGTCATCGACAACGCTGCAGGCACGGGGCGCTCCTACGAGTGCAACTTCTGCAAGAGAGGGTTCACGAATGCGCAAGCTCTCGGAGGCCACATGAACATACACCGAAAAGAAAAGGCCAAGGCCAGTAAGCCAAGTGAGGTCTTTCGTGGGACGTCTTTTTCGAATCCGTTCTTCAGTGATCATGAGTCTAATTCTAATTCTAAGTGTGGTGAAGCTGATTATAGTCGTCAGTTTAATTTGTCAGTTCCAAACCCTAGTCAGGTTCCGTATGTGAGTTTGAAGAACTTAGGTCCGAATTTGAGTCTGGATATGGGGTCGTGGAGGAGTTTTAAAGAGGATGAAGTTGGAAGAAGAGATGAAAAGATGGAGAATGAAGTGGATCTGGAGCTGCGACTTGGTCATGATCCGAATAGACCTAATAACTAG
- the LOC108199173 gene encoding cellulose synthase-like protein G1 translates to MATVSLQTCKLELPRTIINRIHIIFHFLAILSLLYYRVSHIFGNDGTVPVFVWGLMAIAEIMFTFIWILMQAFRWRPVARTVFPENLPADGELPGVDVFICTADPTKEPTVEVMNTVLSAMALDYPSDRLSVYLSDDGGAASTLYAIKEACLFAESWLPFCREYDVKTRCPEAFFSKLGDDERVLRSDEFKAEEAKLKSAYEVFKVNVEKAALEDSVVHDRSAYIEVIHDDKSKDRENDKKHKMPLLVYVSREKRPTRPHRFKAGALNALLRVSGIMSNAPYILVLDCDMYCNDPASARQSMCFHLDPQMSRDLSYVQYPQIFYNVSDNDIYDGQARAAYKTKYQGMDGQRGTVCAGTGYYLNKKALYCSPYQEEKILQESEKQFGSSTEFIASLKGSNKDNSGKMKNLSEAVMKEAEALACCDYEKDTQWGKEIGYSYDCLLESTFTGYRLHNRGWRSVYLYPKRPCFLGCTTIDMKDALVQLIKWSSGLLQVGLSKFSPMTYGLSNTTMLQSLCYGYFTFMPLFSVPCLLYGIISPLCFLTGIPLFPKVSSPWFAAFAGVYTSSLIQHLYEVLSSGGSIRTWWNEQRIFMIKSVTALLFGSLDVLMKWLGMTKASFRLTNKAVDQEKLEKYMKGKFDFSGAKMFMIPLTLLVILNTVCFLGGMRRLMTKHNWEEMFGQAFLCSFNLVLSLPILQGLIPKRFK, encoded by the exons ATGGCCACAGTCTCTCTTCAGACCTGCAAACTCGAGCTTCCGAGGACTATAATCAACAGAATTcacattatttttcatttcttAGCTATACTAAGCTTACTATACTACAGAGTTTCTCACATCTTTGGTAATGATGGGACTGTGCCAGTTTTTGTTTGGGGGCTTATGGCAATTGCAGAGATCATGTTTACTTTTATTTGGATACTGATGCAGGCTTTTCGATGGAGGCCCGTGGCTAGGACAGTTTTTCCTGAGAATCTTCCTGCAGATGGGGAGTTACCGGGAGTGGATGTGTTTATTTGCACTGCTGATCCTACTAAAGAGCCTACTGTTGAGGTGATGAACACTGTTTTGTCAGCTATGGCTCTTGATTATCCGTCGGATAGGCTTAGCGTTTATTTGTCTGATGATGGGGGTGCTGCATCAACACTTTATGCTATTAAGGAAGCGTGTCTGTTTGCAGAGTCTTGGTTGCCCTTTTGTAGAGAATATGATGTCAAGACCAGATGTCCTGAGGCATTTTTTTCCAAGTTGGGAGATGATGAACGCGTTTTGAGGAGCGATGAGTTTAAGGCGGAGGAAGCAAAATTGAAG TCTGCATATGAGGTGTTCAAGGTGAACGTCGAGAAAGCTGCTTTAGAAGACAGTGTTGTGCATGATCGATCTGCTTACATTGAG GTAATACATGATGATAAGAGCAAGGACAGGGAGAATGACAAGAAACATAAGATGCCTCTTCTAGTTTATGTGTCTCGTGAGAAAAGGCCAACTCGTCCTCATCGTTTCAAGGCTGGAGCCCTCAATGCACTT CTTCGCGTTTCTGGCATAATGAGCAATGCCCCTTACATACTTGTGTTGGACTGTGATATGTACTGCAACGACCCTGCctctgcaagacaatccatgTGCTTCCATCTTGATCCTCAGATGTCTCGCGATCTCTCTTATGTACAGTACCCTCAAATTTTCTATAATGTCAGTGACAACGATATCTATGATGGCCAGGCAAGAGCAGCTTACAAG ACAAAATATCAAGGTATGGATGGCCAACGAGGAACGGTTTGTGCAGGGACAGGATATTACTTGAACAAAAAGGCACTATACTGTAGTCCCTATCAAGAAG AGAAAATTCTTCAGGAATCAGAGAAGCAATTTGGCAGTTCCACCGAGTTCATTGCCTCCTTAAAAGGCAGTAACAAGGACAACTCCGGTAAAATGAAAAATTTATCAGAAGCAGTCATGAAAGAGGCAGAGGCTCTGGCTTGTTGTGACTACGAAAAGGACACACAATGGGGTAAAGAG ATTGGCTACTCCTATGATTGTCTATTGGAGAGTACATTCACCGGTTATCGTTTGCATAACAGAGGATGGCGTTCGGTCTATCTGTATCCCAAAAGGCCATGTTTCTTGGGATGTACCACCATTGATATGAAAGATGCATTGGTTCAACTCATAAAATGGTCCTCTGGATTGCTTCAAGTCGGCCTCTCCAAGTTTAGTCCAATGACTTATGGTTTGTCAAATACGACAATGCTTCAAAGTCTCTGCTACGGATACTTCACATTCATGCCACTTTTCTCAGTCCCTTGCCTATTATACGGAATCATTTCTCCCCTATGTTTCTTAACCGGCATTCCCTTGTTCCCTAAG GTTTCAAGCCCATGGTTTGCAGCATTTGCTGGGGTGTACACATCATCCCTCATTCAACATCTATACGAAGTCCTATCCAGTGGCGGATCCATCAGGACATGGTGGAATGAGCAAAGAATATTCATGATAAAGTCCGTTACAGCATTGCTTTTCGGAAGCCTGGATGTCCTAATGAAGTGGCTAGGCATGACAAAAGCCAGCTTCAGACTGACAAACAAAGCCGTGGATCAAGAAAAGCTGGAGAAATATATGAAGGGAAAATTCGATTTCAGTGGCGCCAAGATGTTCATGATCCCATTAACATTGCTAGTCATACTTAACACAGTATGTTTTCTAGGTGGCATGAGAAGGCTAATGACAAAGCACAACTGGGAAGAAATGTTCGGACAGGCTTTTCTTTGTTCATTCAATTTAGTCCTCAGTCTTCCCATACTTCAGGGGCTCATACCAAAAAGATTCAAGTGA